The following proteins come from a genomic window of Diorhabda sublineata isolate icDioSubl1.1 chromosome 7, icDioSubl1.1, whole genome shotgun sequence:
- the LOC130446832 gene encoding facilitated trehalose transporter Tret1-like produces the protein MGANVCFNKNSDNVVNEEDTEEVIYADKHESIDLVQKSLEEDAVRKVDTKFLAFSVFIGSMPLISIGANLVWTSPMLPYLQSNDSNINPLETPISVWQTSVLAASPIFASLIGPLLLSKLSDIVGRKKFLLTTTIAMLFLFVIPVFLNRFSLLLICRVSIAIISTGFIVINQVYVAEICEDHNRAKYLCLSNLFLPTGNVYTYLLGGFLDYIRFNILIALPLLVSLFFCFAPEPPVHSLSKGKLAECKNALIQLRSNKNVREIDADLNKLDRLLKSTKSDTRVNFVALFRTKTNRSALKITLLLLGVKFLSGIAPIASFLEPVLRKSGATLSVHTLTVTIGLVQIMTFVVASFFIEKFGRKVLLVFSCFCSAFALFSFGLFCFLKSRHFNIVGYLKSTPIICILLYIISFGVGLGSVTNTVVAEIFPPDVVTIGMSLSFSLSYVVISATIFLFPIIEAHAGLHICLWVFGFFCCLGGISIYLIVPETRGKTSLEIQKLLQRNAS, from the exons TGGTGCAAAAATCGCTCGAAGAAGACGCAGTTCGAAAAGTTGATACGAAATTTTTGGCTTTTTCTGTTTTCATAG gaTCAATGCCGTTAATATCCATAGGAGCGAACTTGGTGTGGACATCTCCGATGCTACCTTACCTACAATCCAACGATTCGAACATAAACCCCCTGGAAACACCGATAAGTGTTTGGCAAACGTCGGTATTAGCGGCGTCACCGATTTTCGCTTCGCTAATCGGACCTTTGCTATTATCGAAACTATCGGATATCGTAGgaagaaagaaatttttgcTAACAACCACGATTGCGAtgctatttttatttgttattccCGTTTTTCTAAATCGATTTTCGTTATTACTAATTTGCCGAGTTTCAATCGCGATTATTTCCACGGGTTTCATTGTCATCAACCAAGTTTACGTAGCGGAAATATGCGAAGATCACAACCGAGCTAAATATTTGTGCTTGAGCAACTTGTTTTTACCAACTGGTAACGTGTATACTTATCTTTTAGGCGGGTTCCTCGATTACATTCGCTTCAATATTCTCATCGCTTTACCTTTATTAGTTTCGTTGTTTTTCTGCTTCGCGCCGGAACCTCCGGTACACAGTTTATCGAAAGGAAAATTGGCTGAATGTAAAAACGCTTTGATTCAATTGAGGAGTAACAAGAACGTTCGAGAAATCGACGCCGATCTAAATAAGTTGGACCGCCTTCTGAAATCTACGAAAAGTGACACTAGAGTTAACTTTGTCGCTCTATTTAGAACTAAAACAAATAGGAGCGCTTTGAAAATTACTCTTTTGCTACTTGGAGTTAAATTTCTTTCGGGTATAGCGCCGATAGCCTCTTTCCTGGAACCGGTGCTTCGTAAATCCGGCGCGACGTTGTCGGTCCATACTTTAACCGTGACTATAGGTCTGGTACAAATAATGACGTTCGTCGTCGCGtcttttttcatcgaaaaattcGGTAGAAAAGTACTTTTGGTATTTTCCTGTTTTTGTAGCGCTTTCGCGTTGTTTTCATTCggtttattttgctttttaaaatCCCGTCACTTCAATATCGTCGGTTATTTAAAATCGACGCCGATTATTTGTATCTTACTGTATATTATATCGTTTGGTGTCGGTTTGGGTTCGGTAACCAATACAGTCGTCGCCGAAATCTTTCCTCCGGATGTAGTTACCATCGGGATGTCTTTGAGTTTCAGTTTGTCTTACGTTGTTATATCGGccacgatttttttgtttcccaTAATCGAGGCTCACGCGGGGCTGCATATCTGCTTGTGGGTTTTCgggtttttttgttgtttgggtggcatttcgatttatttaatTGTGCCCGAAACCAGAGGCAAAACTAgtttagaaatacaaaaattactGCAACGAAATGCGTCGTAA